In Porites lutea chromosome 7, jaPorLute2.1, whole genome shotgun sequence, a single window of DNA contains:
- the LOC140944713 gene encoding lactadherin-like: MAIARQCKAASYSVQDHVLINHAIKAGPAELIEHCISGCIEHTGCHSSNFYRISKWCELNDKTHASHPVDMRQVPLTNYMETTLRPLTCNKDSDCGKNLICFLSKCEVCSIHALGMESNALPNSAITASSVWTKHPGHHPWQARLNNVPKHRSTGSWSAKFNKAGEWLQVDLGEERLLTKLATQGRPSWSPPQWVTSFKILFSTDSIDVKWEEYKENNVVKVFTANSDRNIIVSHVLTPRFRARYVRFVVLTWHNHISMRVEHYGCSAP, translated from the exons ATGGCTATAGCAAGACAATGTAAGGCAGCTTCTTACTCCGTACAAGATCACGTGCTTATAAACCACGCCATCAAGGCCGGGCCTGCAGAGCTGATTGAACACTGCATCTCTGGGTGCATCGAACATACTGGTTGCCATAGCAGCAACTTTTATCGGATAAGCAAATGGTGTGAACTGAATGACAAAACGCACGCTTCCCACCCTGTAGATATGAGACAAGTTCCACTTACAAACTACATGGAGACTACTCTCAGACCACTCACATGCAACAAAGACTCAGACTGCGGCaaaaatttgatttgttttctatCGAAGTGCGAAG TATGCAGTATTCATGCACTTGGGATGGAAAGTAACGCATTGCCGAATTCAGCTATTACAGCCTCCTCTGTATGGACGAAGCACCCTGGACACCACCCTTGGCAAGCCCGGCTCAATAATGTTCCAAAACATCGCAGCACGGGCTCCTGGTCAGCGAAATTTAATAAAGCCGGCGAGTGGTTACAAGTTGATCTCGGGGAGGAGAGGCTGCTGACAAAACTCGCCACACAGGGGAGGCCTTCCTGGTCGCCTCCTCAATGGGTaacgtcattcaaaattttgtttagTACTGACAGTATAGATGTCAAATGGGAGGAATACAAGGAAAATAATGTGGTGAAG GTTTTCACAGCAAATTCTGATCGCAACATCATCGTGTCACACGTTCTAACTCCAAGGTTCCGGGCAAGATACGTACGATTTGTTGTGTTGACATGGCATAACCATATATCTATGAGAGTGGAGCATTATGGCTGTTCTGCACCATAG
- the LOC140944714 gene encoding lactadherin-like has protein sequence MAIASATASQCKAASYSVQDHVLINHAINAGPAELIEHCISRCIRHLGCHSSNFHRISKWCELNDKTHASHPEDMRQVPFTNYMENTLRPLTCNKDSECGSTLICFLSKCEECSTRALGMENNVLPNSAITASTVWRTVGHEPWLARLNNVKNGHMGSWSAYLNEAGQWLQINLGEERLLTKLATQGRPSWSPPQWVTSYKILFSSDSVHVKWEEYKENDVVKVFTANSDRNTIVSHVLTPRFRARYVRFVVLTWHNHISMRVELYGCSAP, from the exons ATGGCTATCGCAAGTGCCACCGCAAGTCAATGTAAGGCAGCTTCTTACTCCGTACAAGATCACGTGCTTATAAACCACGCCATCAATGCCGGGCCTGCGGAGCTGATTGAACACTGCATCTCCCGGTGCATAAGACATCTCGGTTGTCATAGCAGCAACTTTCATCGGATAAGCAAATGGTGTGAACTGAATGATAAAACACACGCTTCCCACCCTGAAGATATGAGACAAGTTCCATTTACAAACTACATGGAGAATACTCTAAGACCTCTCACCTGCAACAAAGACTCAGAATGTGGCAGCACTTTGATTTGCTTTCTTTCAAAGTGCGAAG AATGTAGCACTCGTGCACTTGGAATGGAAAATAATGTATTGCCAAACTCAGCCATCACAGCTTCAACAGTATGGCGGACCGTTGGACACGAACCTTGGCTAGCTCGTctaaataatgttaaaaatggcCACATGGGATCCTGGTCGGCGTATTTGAATGAAGCTGGACAGTGGTTACAAATTAACCTTGGGGAGGAGAGACTGTTGACAAAACTCGCCACACAGGGGAGGCCTTCCTGGTCCCCTCCTCAATGGGTAACGTCATACAAAATTTTGTTTAGTTCAGACAGTGTACATGTCAAATGGGAGGAATACAAGGAAAATGACGTTGTGAAG GTTTTCACGGCAAATTCTGATCGCAACACCATCGTGTCACACGTTCTAACTCCAAGGTTCAGGGCAAGATACGTGCGATTTGTTGTGTTGACATGGCATAACCATATATCTATGCGAGTGGAGCTTTATGGCTGTTCTGCACCATAG